In Xylocopa sonorina isolate GNS202 chromosome 3, iyXylSono1_principal, whole genome shotgun sequence, one genomic interval encodes:
- the Kdsr gene encoding 3-ketodihydrosphingosine reductase has translation MLIILTIVALLIVILVAKYLFWRRRLKGVNKKHVVVTGGSSGIGKCVAILAAKHGAHVTIIARDVQKLEDARNEIIHACKDKNVQKVEYLSLDIGGDYNAVEKALTDLEKTMGPIYMLVNCAGTAICGKIEDTSVADLQKMININFLGSYYCTKAIIQRMKASQEGIIVFTSSQAALLGIFGYSAYCSTKFALRGLAESLSMELTPYNISVTLCLPPDTDTPGFAVEELSKPLETKLISQTSSLVSPEVVASKLFKDALAGRFFSTVGMEGFILTVLCSGMSPFNSIWELFLQSLLMGIFRLVSASYLIHFRKIIQNCMKTRDRNKKSE, from the exons ATGTTAATAATATTAACAATTGTTGCCTTACTAATCGTTATTTTGGTTGCAAAGTATTTGTTTTGGCGGAGACGACTAAAAGGTGTTAATAAAAAGCATGTTGTT GTAACAGGTGGATCCAGTGGAATTGGAAAATGTGTCGCGATTCTTGCTGCCAAGCATGGAGCTCATGTGACAATAATCGCAAGAGATGTTCAAAAATTAGAGGATGCAAGAAACGAAATAATTCACGCGTGCAAAGATAAAAATGTTCAGAAAGTTGAATATCTTTCACTAGACATAGGTGGAGATTATAATGCGGTTGAAAAAGCTTTAACCGATTTAGAAAAGACTATGGGTCCAATATACATGTTGGTGAACTGTGCTGGAACTGCAATTTGTGGCAAGATCGAAGACACCTCTGTAGCAGACTTACAAAAAATGATTAATATCAATTTTTTGGGGTCTTATTATTGTACAAAAGCTATTATACAAAGAATGAAAGCTTCTCAAGAAGGAATCATTGTATTTACTTCTTCTCAAGCTGCACTATTAG gTATATTTGGATATTCAGCTTATTGTAGTACAAAATTCGCACTCCGTGGCTTAGCAGAAAGTTTATCTATGGAACTTACTCCCTATAACATTTCTGTGACTCTCTGTCTACCTCCAGATACTGACACTCCAGGTTTTGCTGTGGAAGAATTATCTAAACCTCTCGAAACCAAATTGATATCTCAAACTAGTTCTCTGGTCAGTCCAGAAGTAGTAGCAAGTAAACTATTTAAGGATGCATTG GCTGGGAGATTCTTCTCCACCGTCGGTATGGAAGGATTCATATTAACTGTTCTATGTTCCGGAATGTCACCCTTCAATTCGATTTGGGAATTatttctgcaatcgctgttaatGGGTATTTTTCGGCTTGTAAGTGCCTCCTACCTCATACATTTtagaaaaattattcagaattgTATGAAGACCCGTGATAGAAATAAAAAATCCGAATAA